The Cellulomonas sp. S1-8 genome has a window encoding:
- a CDS encoding DUF4129 domain-containing protein, with the protein MPVLTGVRALTGVPVEPDAATARRWLRDELLDPAYHRQESLLERALTWLTDQLDNLPAIGMSGTTGLLVVVGVVVVVLVVALRVAGPVRAGARRRREGVLHADDRRTAAELRASADAAARSGSWSVAVADRYRAVVRDLEERALLDERPGRTAHEAARVAGAALPPLAAALARGGDLFDDVVYGERAASPDDDATLRSLDAAVRAARPAGVPA; encoded by the coding sequence GTGCCCGTCCTGACCGGGGTGCGCGCCCTGACCGGGGTGCCCGTCGAGCCCGACGCCGCGACCGCCCGCCGGTGGCTGCGCGACGAGCTGCTCGACCCGGCCTACCACCGCCAGGAGTCCCTGCTCGAGCGCGCGCTGACGTGGCTCACCGACCAGCTCGACAACCTCCCCGCGATCGGGATGTCCGGCACGACCGGCCTGCTCGTCGTCGTCGGCGTCGTCGTGGTGGTCCTGGTGGTCGCGCTGCGCGTCGCCGGACCGGTGCGGGCGGGCGCACGTCGGCGCCGGGAGGGCGTCCTGCACGCCGACGACCGCCGCACGGCAGCCGAGCTGCGCGCGTCCGCCGACGCCGCTGCGCGCTCCGGCTCCTGGTCCGTGGCGGTCGCCGACCGGTACCGCGCGGTCGTGCGCGACCTCGAGGAGCGTGCGCTGCTCGACGAGCGGCCCGGCCGGACGGCCCACGAGGCGGCCCGCGTCGCCGGCGCGGCGCTGCCCCCGCTCGCCGCCGCGCTGGCGCGCGGCGGCGACCTGTTCGACGACGTCGTCTACGGCGAACGGGCGGCGTCCCCGGACGACGACGCGACGCTGCGGTCGCTCGACGCGGCCGTCCGCGCGGCCCGGCCCGCCGGGGTGCCCGCATGA
- a CDS encoding AAA family ATPase: protein MTHTAGPAPAPPGADLRVALAAVRSEVGKAVVGQDAAVTGLIIALLCRGHVLLEGVPGVAKTLLVRSLSGALSLGTKRVQFTPDLMPGDVTGSLVYDARTAQFSFREGPVFTNLLLADEINRTPPKTQASLLEAMEERQVTVDGEARHLPDPFVVVATQNPVEYEGTYPLPEAQLDRFLLKLLLPLPERADEVEVLTRHAAGFDPRDLAAAGLRPVAGADDLARARAQVARVQISPEVLGYVVDVCRATRTSPSLSLGVSPRGATALLATSRAWAWLSGREYVTPDDVQALAHPTLRHRVQLRPEAEIEGVTAESVLDTVLASVPVPR from the coding sequence GTGACGCACACCGCCGGCCCGGCCCCCGCCCCGCCCGGGGCGGACCTGCGGGTCGCGCTCGCAGCCGTCCGCAGCGAGGTCGGCAAAGCGGTCGTGGGCCAGGACGCCGCCGTGACCGGGCTGATCATCGCGCTGCTGTGCCGCGGGCACGTCCTGCTCGAGGGGGTGCCCGGTGTCGCCAAGACGCTGCTCGTCCGCTCGCTGTCGGGTGCGCTGTCCCTCGGCACCAAGCGGGTGCAGTTCACCCCCGACCTCATGCCGGGCGACGTCACCGGGTCGCTCGTGTACGACGCGCGCACCGCGCAGTTCTCGTTCCGCGAGGGACCGGTGTTCACCAACCTCCTGCTGGCCGACGAGATCAACCGCACGCCCCCCAAGACGCAGGCGTCCCTGCTGGAGGCCATGGAGGAGCGGCAGGTCACCGTCGACGGCGAGGCACGCCACCTGCCGGACCCGTTCGTCGTCGTCGCGACCCAGAACCCCGTCGAGTACGAGGGCACCTACCCGCTGCCCGAGGCGCAGCTGGACCGCTTCCTGCTCAAGCTGCTGCTCCCCCTGCCCGAGCGCGCCGACGAGGTCGAGGTCCTGACCCGGCACGCCGCAGGGTTCGACCCGCGGGACCTCGCCGCCGCCGGCCTGCGGCCCGTCGCCGGTGCCGACGACCTGGCGCGGGCGCGCGCGCAGGTCGCCCGCGTGCAGATCTCCCCCGAGGTGCTCGGGTACGTCGTCGACGTGTGCCGCGCCACCCGCACGTCGCCGTCCCTGAGCCTGGGGGTCTCGCCGCGCGGTGCGACGGCCCTGCTCGCGACGTCGCGCGCCTGGGCGTGGCTGTCGGGTCGCGAGTACGTGACGCCGGACGACGTGCAGGCGCTCGCGCACCCCACGCTGCGGCACCGCGTCCAGCTGCGTCCGGAGGCCGAGATCGAGGGCGTCACCGCCGAGTCGGTCCTCGACACGGTCCTCGCGTCCGTGCCCGTCCCCCGGTGA
- a CDS encoding ComF family protein, with protein MLAVAACRDLVRLVVPVACAGCGVADEPWCAPCDAWLQGPAARRDHGAGRLDLLEGRTLLPVRAPAVYAGPVRHAVAAWKDGGRSDLDRPFAAAARRTGAATAADVRSAARGAAPVLVVPAPSTREAGRRRGRNPVDAVAAAVAAGLRDGGVPAERARALRRSGGPDLAGLGARARGPALAGRVHVRRGRAVRGRDVVLVDDVLTTGATLAACHAALTAAGARVLGGCALAATARPGARDDGAPAGSAPGPVRDHRKAG; from the coding sequence GTGCTCGCCGTCGCGGCCTGCCGGGACCTCGTCCGCCTCGTGGTGCCCGTCGCGTGCGCCGGCTGCGGGGTGGCCGACGAGCCGTGGTGCGCGCCGTGCGACGCCTGGCTGCAGGGACCCGCGGCGCGCCGCGACCACGGCGCGGGGCGCCTCGACCTGCTCGAGGGGCGCACCCTGCTCCCGGTGCGGGCGCCTGCCGTGTACGCAGGCCCGGTGCGGCACGCCGTCGCGGCATGGAAGGACGGTGGCCGGTCCGACCTCGACCGCCCGTTCGCAGCCGCCGCCCGCCGCACGGGTGCCGCGACGGCCGCGGACGTGCGGTCCGCGGCCCGCGGTGCGGCACCGGTGCTGGTCGTCCCCGCGCCGTCGACCCGGGAGGCGGGGCGTCGGCGCGGGCGCAACCCGGTGGACGCCGTGGCCGCCGCGGTCGCGGCCGGGCTGCGGGACGGCGGCGTCCCGGCGGAGCGGGCTCGTGCGCTGCGCCGGTCCGGAGGGCCGGACCTCGCCGGGCTGGGCGCACGGGCGCGGGGTCCGGCGCTCGCCGGGCGCGTGCACGTGCGCCGGGGACGCGCCGTCCGGGGTCGCGACGTCGTCCTCGTCGACGACGTCCTGACGACCGGCGCGACGCTGGCGGCGTGCCACGCGGCCCTGACCGCGGCGGGCGCGCGGGTCCTCGGGGGCTGCGCGCTCGCCGCCACCGCGCGGCCCGGCGCGCGCGACGACGGCGCGCCCGCCGGTTCAGCCCCTGGTCCTGTGCGCGACCACAGGAAAGCGGGTTAG
- a CDS encoding LpqB family beta-propeller domain-containing protein, whose protein sequence is MTRVRGGRLRTLVVTAATVLAGALTGCVAIPTSGPVTVGVDGEVREQDRIVVLAQGPQADAGPVGIVEGFLLAADAEVTGDFDVTRQFLAADQRSEWDPGAGTIVASATTVEQTGDAQVTVSLAVNAKVYADGRYVEAPADAVETLRYELVQDARGNWRIAYAPDVVVVNSRSFEQQFRATPLYFLTPDEQMLVPEVRFFRDRNVPTAVVRALLAGPSAWLGDAVTSALPTGAELKPEAVSVEQGVAELTLEPARAVQDADRGLLLAQLEESLRPLGVTTLQVRAGAGGALLGGVAAVLPNPEPGDLEILVDGQTMSLVDGVPVPVEGVRPVVGAQPQAPARSGDGTVRVALADAATLVSVPVGGAEQTTLLRGTALASPSVDRFAWVWTARGAATGRLDAVRLDGTAVEVTADWLVGRTVQAVRVSRDGTRAAIVSDGPDGATLDVAGVVRDDDGVPLTLGPGVRAGAPLTPTTSVVWVDDVTLGVLAEGDAGRTPHRVPVSGSSTPLPAVADAVALASGRGDRSLYVVTADGDLLRHEGGTWVAVPDVTDVLVVTGATFPG, encoded by the coding sequence GTGACGCGCGTGCGCGGCGGACGGCTCCGCACCCTGGTCGTGACGGCGGCGACGGTGCTGGCCGGTGCGCTGACCGGGTGCGTCGCGATCCCGACGTCCGGGCCCGTGACGGTCGGCGTCGACGGCGAGGTGCGCGAGCAGGACCGCATCGTGGTCCTCGCGCAGGGCCCGCAGGCCGACGCGGGACCCGTGGGCATCGTCGAGGGCTTCCTGCTCGCCGCGGACGCGGAGGTCACGGGTGACTTCGACGTCACGCGCCAGTTCCTGGCCGCCGACCAGCGCTCCGAGTGGGATCCGGGTGCCGGGACGATCGTCGCGAGCGCCACGACGGTCGAGCAGACGGGCGACGCCCAGGTCACGGTGTCCCTGGCCGTCAACGCCAAGGTGTACGCGGACGGGCGGTACGTGGAGGCGCCGGCGGACGCCGTCGAGACGCTGCGGTACGAGCTCGTCCAGGACGCGCGCGGCAACTGGCGCATCGCGTACGCGCCGGACGTGGTCGTCGTGAACTCGCGGAGCTTCGAGCAGCAGTTCCGCGCCACGCCCCTGTACTTCCTGACGCCGGACGAGCAGATGCTCGTCCCCGAGGTGCGCTTCTTCCGCGACCGCAACGTGCCGACGGCCGTCGTGCGCGCGCTGCTCGCGGGACCCTCGGCGTGGCTGGGCGACGCCGTGACGAGCGCGCTCCCGACGGGTGCCGAGCTCAAGCCCGAGGCGGTGTCCGTCGAGCAGGGTGTCGCGGAGCTGACGCTCGAGCCGGCACGGGCCGTGCAGGACGCCGACCGCGGACTCCTGCTCGCCCAGCTCGAGGAGTCGCTGCGGCCGTTGGGCGTCACGACCCTGCAGGTGCGCGCGGGCGCCGGTGGTGCGCTGCTCGGCGGGGTGGCGGCCGTGCTGCCGAACCCCGAGCCCGGTGATCTGGAGATCCTCGTCGACGGCCAGACGATGTCGCTCGTCGACGGGGTGCCGGTACCGGTGGAGGGCGTGCGGCCCGTCGTCGGGGCGCAGCCGCAGGCACCGGCGCGCTCGGGTGACGGGACCGTCCGGGTGGCGCTCGCGGACGCGGCGACCCTGGTGTCGGTCCCCGTCGGCGGGGCCGAGCAGACGACGCTGCTGCGCGGCACGGCTCTCGCGTCGCCGTCGGTCGACAGGTTCGCGTGGGTGTGGACCGCCCGGGGCGCCGCGACGGGTCGCCTGGACGCGGTCCGCCTCGACGGCACCGCGGTCGAGGTGACCGCGGACTGGCTCGTGGGGCGCACGGTGCAGGCCGTGCGCGTGTCGCGGGACGGCACGCGCGCCGCGATCGTGTCCGACGGGCCGGACGGGGCCACGCTCGACGTCGCGGGGGTCGTCCGCGACGACGACGGTGTCCCCCTGACCCTCGGGCCCGGCGTGCGCGCCGGTGCGCCGCTGACCCCGACGACCTCGGTCGTGTGGGTCGACGACGTGACCCTCGGCGTGCTGGCCGAGGGGGACGCGGGCCGGACGCCGCACCGCGTGCCCGTCTCGGGCAGCAGCACGCCGCTGCCCGCCGTGGCGGACGCCGTCGCGCTGGCGTCCGGCCGTGGCGACCGCTCGCTGTACGTGGTCACGGCCGACGGTGACCTGCTGCGCCACGAGGGCGGCACGTGGGTCGCCGTGCCCGACGTGACGGACGTGCTGGTGGTCACCGGGGCGACGTTCCCGGGCTGA
- a CDS encoding DUF4350 domain-containing protein, with the protein MSAPPATDALARPEVLGDGSTGRTRAAHRWRRARPWLAVLGVVVLGGLVLTLPAPPSGTTPGAPDNVGDAGARAAARVLERQGVTVEHVTTTRDVVGAATGDGTVLVVGDQWLTAEQVDVLVGLEDDLVLVDAGWALSTISPDVVSAGGGAAREQRAAACDDPDALAAGTITAAGGYEDLTGAATTCFPAAGGGTGGAYLTFLQDGRRITALSDLELLTNASIRDEGNAALVLRTLGRHDHLVWYVPSYDDLGYVGEDDSRASLTDLVPWVRPVLAWLVLVLVVTVVWRSRRLGPVVAEPLPVVVRSAEATRGRGRLYRRARAHGHAAAALRAGTAARVAHRLGLPRSADAPSLVDALARATDRRAADVEALLYGPPPTDDASLLRLTDDLHHLESEVHRP; encoded by the coding sequence ATGAGCGCCCCGCCCGCCACGGACGCCCTCGCGCGCCCGGAGGTCCTCGGTGACGGCTCGACGGGTCGCACCCGGGCGGCGCACCGGTGGCGGCGCGCCCGCCCGTGGCTCGCGGTGCTGGGCGTCGTCGTGCTCGGCGGGCTCGTGCTGACGCTCCCGGCGCCGCCGTCCGGCACGACTCCCGGCGCCCCGGACAACGTGGGCGACGCGGGCGCACGCGCCGCGGCCCGCGTCCTGGAGCGGCAGGGCGTCACGGTCGAGCACGTCACCACGACGCGCGACGTCGTGGGGGCGGCGACCGGCGACGGGACCGTCCTGGTCGTCGGCGACCAGTGGCTCACGGCCGAGCAGGTCGACGTGCTCGTCGGCCTGGAGGACGACCTCGTGCTGGTCGACGCCGGGTGGGCGCTGTCCACGATCTCGCCGGACGTCGTCTCGGCCGGCGGCGGGGCGGCGCGGGAGCAGCGCGCGGCCGCGTGCGACGACCCCGACGCGCTCGCCGCGGGCACGATCACCGCCGCCGGCGGGTACGAGGACCTCACGGGCGCGGCGACCACGTGCTTCCCCGCCGCCGGCGGCGGGACCGGCGGCGCGTACCTGACGTTCCTGCAGGACGGGCGCCGCATCACCGCCCTGTCCGACCTGGAGCTGCTGACCAACGCGTCCATCCGCGACGAGGGCAACGCCGCGCTCGTGCTGCGCACGCTGGGCCGCCACGACCACCTCGTCTGGTACGTCCCCAGCTACGACGACCTCGGCTACGTCGGCGAGGACGACTCCCGCGCGAGCCTGACCGACCTCGTGCCCTGGGTGCGTCCCGTGCTCGCGTGGCTCGTGCTCGTGCTCGTCGTCACCGTCGTGTGGCGCTCCCGGCGCCTCGGCCCCGTGGTCGCCGAGCCGCTGCCCGTGGTCGTGCGGTCGGCCGAGGCCACCCGTGGTCGCGGGCGGCTCTACCGTCGGGCCCGCGCCCACGGGCACGCCGCCGCCGCGCTGCGCGCCGGGACGGCGGCCCGCGTCGCGCACCGCCTCGGCCTTCCCCGGTCCGCCGACGCGCCATCGCTCGTCGACGCCCTCGCGCGGGCGACCGACCGACGGGCCGCCGACGTCGAGGCCCTGCTCTACGGCCCGCCACCCACCGACGACGCGAGCCTGCTGCGCCTCACCGACGACCTGCACCACCTGGAGAGCGAGGTACACCGACCGTGA
- the mtrA gene encoding MtrAB system response regulator MtrA has protein sequence MKGRVLVVDDDTALAEMIGIVLRSEGFEPVFCEDGDAAIGIFRQTQPDLVLLDLMLPGKDGNEVCRQIRGESGVPIVMLTAKSDTVDVVLGLESGADDYISKPFKPKELVARVRARLRRSDEPAPEHLAIGDLTIDVPGHRVERAGRPISLTPLEFDLLVALARKPWQVFTREVLLEKVWGYRHAADTRLVNVHVQRLRSKIETDPERPEIVVTVRGVGYKAGVAGT, from the coding sequence ATGAAGGGACGCGTCCTGGTGGTCGACGACGACACCGCTCTGGCCGAGATGATCGGCATCGTGCTGCGCTCCGAGGGTTTCGAGCCGGTCTTCTGCGAGGACGGTGACGCGGCGATCGGGATCTTCCGGCAGACCCAGCCGGACCTCGTGCTGCTCGACCTCATGCTGCCCGGCAAGGACGGCAACGAGGTCTGCCGGCAGATCCGTGGCGAGTCGGGCGTGCCGATCGTCATGCTGACCGCGAAGAGCGACACGGTCGACGTCGTGCTCGGGCTGGAGTCCGGCGCCGACGACTACATCTCCAAACCGTTCAAGCCCAAGGAGCTCGTCGCGCGGGTCCGCGCACGGCTGCGCCGCAGCGACGAGCCGGCACCCGAGCACCTGGCGATCGGCGACCTCACCATCGACGTGCCCGGCCACCGGGTCGAACGTGCGGGCCGTCCCATCTCGCTGACGCCCCTGGAGTTCGACCTGCTGGTCGCCCTCGCGCGCAAGCCCTGGCAGGTCTTCACCCGCGAGGTGCTGCTCGAGAAGGTGTGGGGCTACCGCCACGCGGCCGACACCCGGCTGGTCAACGTCCACGTCCAGCGCCTGCGCTCGAAGATCGAGACGGACCCCGAGCGTCCGGAGATCGTCGTAACAGTCCGTGGTGTCGGCTACAAGGCGGGCGTCGCGGGGACGTGA
- a CDS encoding DUF58 domain-containing protein, with amino-acid sequence MALTSRAVLVALAGLVPVALLPAPLTVLVWALVVVVLCAVDVALAASPRELAVSRRLPASVRLSGTADAVLTLRNVGRRTARALVRDAWPPSTLPGGDSPTGARTPRHRVDVPPGEQRRVTTTLVPTRRGDAVADRVTVRTLGPLGVAGRQASLDVPGRLRVLPEFASRRHLPSRLARLRELDGRAAVQVRGGGTEFDSLREYVDGDDVRSIDWRATARRREVVVRTWRPERDRHVLLVLDTSRTSAARVLDGTRLEASVEAALLLGVLAAHAGDRVELLAYDRRVRARAADSHSARVLPALADALAGVQPALVETDWPGLVGQVRSRLSRRALVVLLTSLDPASVEQGLLDVVGRLTQRHQVVLASVADPELEQLRTTRRTIEEVFDAAAAERTSLERAAVGVRLRQRGVEVVEAAPDDLAPRLADTYLALKAAGRL; translated from the coding sequence GTGGCGCTGACGTCGCGCGCGGTGCTGGTCGCGCTGGCCGGGCTGGTCCCGGTGGCGCTGCTGCCCGCCCCCCTGACGGTGCTCGTGTGGGCGCTGGTGGTCGTCGTGCTGTGCGCGGTCGACGTCGCGCTCGCCGCGTCGCCGCGCGAGCTGGCGGTGTCCCGCCGGCTGCCGGCGTCCGTGCGGCTGAGCGGCACCGCCGACGCGGTCCTCACACTGCGCAACGTCGGACGACGGACCGCGCGTGCGCTCGTGCGCGACGCCTGGCCGCCGTCGACGCTGCCCGGCGGGGACTCCCCCACCGGTGCCCGCACGCCGCGGCACCGCGTCGACGTGCCGCCCGGGGAGCAGCGGCGGGTGACCACCACCCTCGTGCCGACGCGCCGCGGCGACGCCGTCGCCGACCGGGTCACCGTCCGCACCCTCGGGCCCCTGGGCGTCGCGGGGCGGCAGGCGTCCCTCGACGTGCCCGGGCGGCTGCGCGTGCTGCCCGAGTTCGCGTCCCGGCGGCACCTGCCCTCGCGGCTCGCGCGGCTGCGGGAGCTCGACGGGCGCGCCGCGGTCCAGGTGCGCGGCGGCGGCACCGAGTTCGACTCGCTGCGCGAGTACGTCGACGGCGACGACGTGCGGTCGATCGACTGGCGCGCGACGGCCCGCCGGCGCGAGGTCGTCGTGCGGACCTGGCGGCCCGAGCGGGACCGGCACGTGCTGCTCGTCCTCGACACCTCGCGCACCAGCGCGGCCCGGGTGCTCGACGGCACACGTCTCGAGGCGTCGGTCGAGGCGGCCCTGCTCCTGGGTGTGCTCGCGGCACACGCCGGTGACCGCGTCGAGCTGCTCGCCTACGACCGCCGGGTCCGCGCCCGCGCGGCCGACAGCCACTCGGCGCGCGTGCTGCCTGCCCTGGCCGACGCGCTCGCGGGCGTCCAGCCGGCGCTCGTCGAGACCGACTGGCCGGGGCTCGTCGGGCAGGTGCGCTCCCGGCTGAGCCGCCGTGCGCTGGTCGTGCTGCTGACGTCCCTGGACCCCGCGTCCGTCGAGCAGGGGCTGCTCGACGTCGTCGGCCGCCTCACCCAGCGCCATCAGGTGGTCCTCGCGTCGGTCGCGGACCCCGAGCTCGAGCAGCTCCGCACGACGCGGCGCACGATCGAGGAGGTCTTCGACGCCGCGGCGGCGGAACGCACGTCCCTCGAGCGCGCCGCGGTCGGGGTGCGGCTGCGTCAGCGCGGCGTCGAGGTGGTCGAGGCCGCGCCCGACGACCTCGCACCGCGCCTGGCGGACACCTACCTCGCCCTGAAGGCGGCGGGCCGCCTGTAG
- a CDS encoding glycerophosphoryl diester phosphodiesterase membrane domain-containing protein — protein MQPGIIPLRPLGLGEVLDGAVRAVRANPAVMFGLSAVVVTIAVTLQTLVQLYVSSLMVGALSGAFPDQGLTASDTQMMSEVFSTSAGQVLTVPLLVPVTSVLTGLLIVSVSRSVLGQRVALREVWRTRRVWLLVGWGLLQLLASLLAFALWVGGVVALAVADLPGAAVAVGLVGGGALLVAMVWVTARTLLVPPALMLEGKRFWPTVARAWRLTRGSFWRLLGIYLLANLLVSVLMYLFLVPASVVAGLVTATSGSDGLTVLVSALGQIIGMTLSTTFLAAVVALLYVDVRIRREGLDLELARAAAGGA, from the coding sequence ATGCAGCCCGGGATCATCCCGCTGCGGCCCCTGGGCCTCGGGGAGGTCCTCGACGGCGCGGTCCGTGCCGTGCGCGCGAACCCGGCCGTGATGTTCGGCCTGTCGGCCGTGGTGGTGACGATCGCCGTCACCCTGCAGACGCTGGTCCAGCTGTACGTGTCGAGCCTGATGGTGGGCGCCCTGAGTGGCGCCTTCCCCGACCAGGGACTGACGGCGAGCGACACCCAGATGATGTCCGAGGTCTTCTCGACGAGCGCGGGGCAGGTCCTGACCGTCCCGCTCCTCGTCCCCGTGACCTCGGTGCTGACCGGCCTGCTGATCGTGTCGGTGAGCCGGTCCGTGCTGGGGCAGCGCGTCGCGCTGCGCGAGGTGTGGCGCACCCGCCGGGTGTGGCTGCTCGTCGGCTGGGGCCTGCTGCAGCTCCTCGCGTCGCTGCTCGCGTTCGCGCTGTGGGTCGGCGGGGTCGTCGCCCTCGCCGTGGCCGACCTGCCCGGGGCCGCGGTCGCCGTGGGCCTGGTCGGTGGGGGCGCGCTGCTGGTCGCGATGGTGTGGGTGACCGCGCGCACGCTGCTCGTGCCGCCCGCGCTCATGCTCGAGGGCAAGCGGTTCTGGCCGACCGTCGCGCGGGCGTGGCGCCTGACGCGCGGGAGCTTCTGGCGGCTGCTCGGCATCTACCTGCTCGCGAACCTGCTCGTGTCCGTCCTGATGTACCTGTTCCTCGTCCCGGCCAGCGTCGTCGCCGGGCTCGTGACGGCGACGTCGGGCTCCGACGGGCTCACGGTGCTCGTCTCGGCCCTGGGACAGATCATCGGCATGACGCTGTCCACGACGTTCCTCGCCGCGGTCGTCGCGCTGCTGTACGTCGACGTGCGCATCCGCCGCGAGGGGCTCGACCTCGAGCTGGCGCGGGCGGCGGCGGGCGGCGCATGA
- the mtrB gene encoding MtrAB system histidine kinase MtrB yields MPRLTAWRRLGRARAGRRVRGLTRRWRSSLQLRVLVSTLTIGLAALALIGVYVGERTSAGLFDARRTQLLAESARSTQQAQDVFAASAADTFSEVALLLKDVTAAQRNGGSGERDVFMLRAPGQTASIGVGATATDPSLVDLVSRELKQAVSQGGQQWQSVAIPAADGHVEPGIVVGQDVDVPMAGTYQMFFLYSLQAEQDRLDFLLGTLAFAAAALVLLLGGMAWLVTRRTVHPVRRAAHVAERLADGHLSERMIVRGQDEMATLARSFNEMAGSLQDQIHRMEELSTLQRRFVSDVSHELRTPLTTIRMAGEVIHGARDDFEPAVKRSAELLATQLDRFEDLLADLLEISRFDAGAAVLDAEGMDVRDIVLQAVDNATPLAERRGSWLQVDLPEVRADADVDPRRVERVLRNLLVNGVEHADGSTVEVRVGVDATAVAVTVRDHGVGMTQDEALHVFDRFWRADPARARTTGGTGLGLAISLEDAHLHGGTLEAWGRPGRGANFRLTLPRRAGIRLDGSPLPLVPDPEAPLPAADVPRRSTDPTALPELPPMTGEIAIVNNPTDPARTDVRVDDPAPAAGAGRVS; encoded by the coding sequence GTGCCGCGGCTGACCGCCTGGCGCCGGCTGGGACGGGCGCGCGCAGGGCGGCGCGTCCGCGGGCTGACGCGCCGCTGGCGGTCGTCGCTGCAGCTGCGCGTGCTGGTCTCGACGCTGACGATCGGGCTCGCCGCCCTGGCGCTGATCGGCGTGTACGTGGGGGAGAGGACGAGCGCGGGCCTCTTCGACGCGCGCCGGACCCAGCTGCTCGCCGAGAGCGCGCGCAGCACGCAGCAGGCGCAGGACGTGTTCGCGGCCTCGGCGGCCGACACGTTCAGCGAGGTCGCTCTGCTGCTGAAGGACGTGACCGCGGCGCAGCGCAACGGCGGCTCCGGTGAGCGGGACGTGTTCATGCTGCGGGCACCGGGTCAGACGGCCTCCATCGGGGTCGGCGCGACGGCCACCGACCCCTCCCTGGTCGACCTGGTCAGCCGCGAGCTCAAGCAGGCGGTGTCGCAGGGCGGCCAGCAGTGGCAGTCCGTCGCGATCCCTGCGGCCGACGGCCACGTCGAGCCGGGGATCGTCGTGGGTCAGGACGTCGACGTGCCCATGGCGGGCACCTACCAGATGTTCTTCCTCTACAGCCTGCAGGCCGAGCAGGACCGGCTCGACTTCCTGCTCGGGACGCTGGCGTTCGCGGCCGCCGCGCTCGTCCTGCTGCTGGGGGGCATGGCCTGGCTCGTGACGCGTCGGACGGTCCACCCGGTGCGCCGCGCCGCGCACGTCGCCGAACGCCTCGCCGACGGCCACCTGTCCGAGCGCATGATCGTGCGCGGGCAGGACGAGATGGCCACGCTCGCGCGCTCGTTCAACGAGATGGCCGGGAGCCTGCAGGACCAGATCCACCGCATGGAGGAGCTGTCGACGCTGCAGCGCCGGTTCGTCTCCGACGTCTCGCACGAGCTGCGCACGCCCCTGACGACGATCCGCATGGCGGGCGAGGTGATCCACGGCGCGCGCGACGACTTCGAGCCGGCGGTCAAGCGGTCCGCGGAGCTGCTGGCCACCCAGCTGGACCGGTTCGAGGACCTGCTGGCCGACCTGCTCGAGATCAGCCGCTTCGACGCGGGCGCCGCGGTGCTCGACGCGGAGGGCATGGACGTGCGCGACATCGTGCTGCAGGCCGTCGACAACGCGACCCCGCTCGCGGAGCGCCGCGGGTCGTGGCTCCAGGTGGACCTGCCGGAGGTGCGTGCCGACGCGGACGTCGACCCCCGCCGCGTCGAGCGGGTGCTGCGCAACCTGCTGGTCAACGGCGTGGAGCACGCCGACGGGTCGACGGTCGAGGTGCGCGTGGGCGTCGACGCGACCGCCGTCGCGGTGACCGTGCGGGACCACGGCGTCGGCATGACGCAGGACGAGGCGCTGCACGTGTTCGACCGGTTCTGGCGGGCCGACCCGGCGCGCGCGCGCACGACCGGCGGCACGGGCCTCGGCCTGGCGATCTCGCTCGAGGACGCGCACCTGCACGGCGGCACGCTCGAGGCCTGGGGTCGTCCCGGCCGGGGGGCCAACTTCCGGCTGACCCTGCCGCGGCGGGCCGGGATCCGCCTCGACGGCTCGCCGCTGCCGCTGGTCCCCGATCCGGAGGCGCCGCTGCCGGCCGCCGACGTGCCGCGTCGCAGCACCGACCCGACGGCGCTGCCCGAGCTGCCGCCGATGACGGGGGAGATCGCCATCGTGAACAACCCGACCGACCCGGCCCGCACCGACGTCCGCGTCGACGACCCGGCCCCCGCGGCCGGCGCCGGGAGGGTGTCGTGA